One genomic segment of Pongo pygmaeus isolate AG05252 chromosome 19, NHGRI_mPonPyg2-v2.0_pri, whole genome shotgun sequence includes these proteins:
- the TMEM11 gene encoding transmembrane protein 11, mitochondrial isoform X3 — protein MVSLSATDCYIVHEIYNGENAQDQFEYELEQALEAQYKYIVIEPTRIGDETARWITVGNCLHKTAVLAGTACLFTPLALPLDYSHYISLPAGVLSLACCTLYGISWQFDPCCKYQVEYDAYKLSRLPLHTLTSSTPVVLVRKDDLHRKRLHNTIALAALVYCVKKIYELYAV, from the coding sequence GGTGAGCTTGTCGGCCACAGACTGCTACATTGTGCATGAGATCTACAATGGGGAGAATGCCCAAGACCAGTTTGAGTACGAGCTGGAGCAGGCCCTGGAAGCCCAGTACAAGTACATTGTGATTGAGCCCACTCGCATCGGCGACGAGACGGCCCGCTGGATCACCGTGGGCAACTGCCTGCACAAGACGGCCGTGCTGGCGGGCACCGCCTGCCTCTTCACCCCGTTGGCGCTGCCCTTAGATTATTCCCACTACATTTCCCTGCCCGCTGGTGTGCTGAGCCTGGCCTGCTGCACCCTCTATGGGATCTCCTGGCAGTTTGACCCTTGCTGCAAGTACCAAGTGGAGTACGACGCCTATAAACTGTCGCGCCTGCCTCTGCACACACTCACCTCCTCCACCCCGGTGGTGCTGGTCCGGAAGGACGACCTGCACAGAAAGAGACTGCACAACACGATAGCACTGGCCGCCCTGGTGTACTGTGTAAAGAAGATTTACGAACTCTATGCCGTATGA